The DNA sequence GCCGCACCCTGCTCGACGGCTTCAGCGCGGTCGAGCTCCTGGAGGACACGATGCCCGTCGGCGAGGTCTGCCGCCTGGCCGCGGAGGAGAACGAACGCCTTTCGGTCGCTTTCGTCGTCGCCGGCTCCCCCGTGCCGCTTCCGCGACTGCGTCAGGCGGCGCTCGCGTTCAGCGGAGACACTGCGGTCGTCGCGGTCGTGTGCGATGAGCGTGCCCACCCCCGCATGCGGGCGCTGCCGGGACTCACGGTCCTCACGATCGGCACTCTCGACGATCTGTCCGGCCTCCTCGCGCGGGGAGCGGCCTCGTGAGCACCGAACGGCCCGAACGCGGCAGGGTCCTCGTCCCGCGCATCGTCGCGGGCACGCTCTTCGTCGCGGTGGGCGTCGTGATCGCCGCCGTCGCCGCGTGGCCGATCTACCGCGATCCGGCTTTCGTGCTCCTGGTCGGCGCGTCCTCGCTCACGGCGGCCGGCATCGCCGCGCTCGCCGCCGCGCGCGGCTGGGGCGGGTGGTCGGTGGCCGCGCTCCTGCTCGGCGCGTTCGTCGTGCTCGGCATCCCGCTCGCCGTGCCCACCCGTCTCGGCAGCGTGCCCGATGCGGCCCGCGGACTCGCCGATCTGGGCCTCGGCGTTCTGTTCGCCTGGAAGGACCTCCTCACGGTCGACCTGCCCGTCGGCACGTACCGCAATCTCCTGGTGCCGGCGCTGATCGTCTTCCTCGTCGGCACGTGCGTCGCCCTTCTCCTGTCCTGGAGCGCCGGTCGATCGGCGTACGCCGCGGTGGCCGTCGTGGGCGCGATGATCTCGTTCGGGCTGTTCTTCGGCCGCCCGACCGTGAGCGCGCCGCTCGTGCTCGGGCCGCTGCGCCTTCCCGCGCCGGTCGAGACGGCCCTCGGGGTCGCAGGTCTCGTGGCCGCGCTCGGGTGGCTCGCGTGGCGCAGCCGTGATGAACGCGTGCGAGCGCTGCGCCGCGCCGCCGATTCCAGCGGCGTGCGCCTCTCGCGTCGGCCGTCGCTCGCGGACCGCCGCCGCTTCGCGCTCGGAGCGGGCATGCTCGTGGTCGCGGTGACGGCATCGGCGCTCGTCGTACCGTTCGCGGCGCAGGGTGCCTCCCGAGAGGTGCTGCGTGCGGGGGCGGGTCCCGAACTCGCGATCGCCGCGGCGGTGAGTCCGCTCGCCGAGTACCGCGGGCTGTTCCGCGACGATCGCGCGGAGGACGTGCTGTTCACCGTGACCTCCGACGGCGTCCTGCCCGAGCGCGTGCGCCTGGCAACGCTGGACAGCTACGACGGGGAGCTCTACCGCACCGCAGGCGCGGGTGCGTCTTCGCCGTTCGTGCGCGTGCCCGCCACGCGCGACGCCGGCGAGGGCACCCCGTCCCGGACGCGGATCGAGATCGGAGAGCTCGACGGGATCTGGATGCCGAGCATCGGCCGGCTCGTGTCGGCCGAGTTCGAGGGTCCCCGGGCGGCGCAGCTCGCGGACCGCTTCTACTACCGTGCGGATGCCGGCGCCGCGGTGCAGACCGTGCCGGGCGGCTGGGTCGCCGGCGACGCCTACGCGCTGACCGGTGTCACTCCGCCGGCGGCGGATCTCGCTCTCGCGGAGGCGCCGGGCGGGCCCGTCGCCGAAGTCGCCGCCCCGGAGAGCCTGCGCACCTGGGTGCAGGAGCACGCGTCGGGCTCGGGCGGGGCCGCGCTCGAGGGGCTGGTGCGTCTGCTGCGCGAGCGCGGCTACCTGAGTCACGCGCTCGAGATCGACGAGGGCCGGCCGCCCGCGTGGATGCAGGCGCTCCCCGACTACCGCTTCCAGCCGAGCACGGCGGGCCACTCCCTCGCCCGTGTCGACGCGATGTTCGCGCGGCTGCTCGAGCGCGAAGCCGACCCCCGGGCGCGCGCGAACGACAACTACGTCGCCGCGGTGGGCGACGACGAGCAGTTCGCGACCGCGACGGCCCTGATCGCGAACGAGCTCGGATTCCCGGCGCGCGTGGTGGTCGGTGCGCGACTGCAGAGCGCGGATCCGCAGCTGTCGACGTGCGAGGCGGGGGTGTGCCGCGCGGAGGACGTCGCCGTCTGGACGGAGGTGCTCACCGCCCGGGGTGAGTGGGTGCCGATCGATGCGACCCCGCAGTACGCGCAATCGCCGAGCCTCGAGGTCACCGAGCAGCGCAACCCCGAGAACGTCACGGAGGTGCGGCCCGACCCCGTCGAGGACGTGCTGCCGCCGGATCCCGTGCAGGAGGACACCGGATCCGATGAGGCCGCCGACGAGCCGGCGGGGCTGGACCTCGCATGGCTGTGGCCGGTGCTGCGCGTGGGCGGGATCGTGCTGCTCGCTCTGCTCCTCGTGCTGGGTCCGTTCGCGGTGATCCTCGCGGCGAAGGCGAGCCGCCGTCGCGGCCGCCGCACGCAGGGTTCGCCCGCTATGCGGATCGCCGGCGGGTGGGACGAGTACGTCGACGCCGTCGTGGACACCGGGCACGACGCGCCCGGTGATCTCACGCGCACCGAGCTCGCGAGCGGGGTGTCGGGGGCGGCGGGGCTCGCGCTGGCGACGGATGCCGACCGCGCGGTCTTCTCCGACGAGACGCTCACCGATGACGACGCGGCGGCCTACTGGCGGCTCGTGGACGCCCGGCGGCGGGAGCTGCGCCGCGGGCGTGGTTTCTGGCGCGGGACCTGGGCGACCGTATCGTTGAGATCATTCGTCCGCCACCTGGCGCCCTCGGGCTCCCGGTCGCGCAGGTCCGAAAGGGGGAAGCGCCGGTCCGTCAGGCCGCTGCGCGTCACGTCATGAGTACCGCCGACGACTCCACGGGCATCGCCTTCGGGCTGATCACCGCCCTCCTGTCCCTCGCGCTGTACATCTGGACCGCGCTGGCGCTGTCCGCGGTGTTCCGCAAGTCCGGCGAGGAGGCCTGGAAGGCGTGGGTGCCGTTCCTGAACCTCGCGGTGCTGCTGCGCCTGGGCGGGATGTCACCGTGGTTCCTCCTGCTCCTGATCGTCCCCGTCGTCGGTCAGCTCGCCGTGTGGGTGGTCATCGTGATCGCGTGCTTCCGGGTGAACGTCGCGTTCGGGCACGGTACGGGGCTCACGGTCGTCGCGGCGCTGCTCTTCCCGGTGTGGGCCTCGATCCTGGGGTTCGGTCCCGCCCGGTGGCTCGGCTCCGACCGCCCTCCCGCGCACGGCCCGCGCCGGAGCGGCGTCGCCGACGCCGCGGCGGACGGCCCCGCGTACCGCCACGACGGGGCGCCCGCCTACACGCCGCTGCTGGATGCCGCGCCCAGGTCGTCGGGCTTCGAGGACCTCGGGCTCGGTGACGATGGCGATCGCAGCGTCCCGTCTGCGCCCGCGGTCGCCGCCCCGCCCTCGTCCTGGGCGGCGTGGGCGCCCGAAGTGACGGGGGAGGTCACCGGCGCCGAGGCCGACGCCCCCGCTCCGATCTCGGCGGTGCCGGTGCGGCCGGCATCCGCAGAGCCGCCGCTCACCCCGCCGATGACGCTCCCCTCGGCAGGCGACGCACCGGCCACGACGCGACCGCCGGTCGCGCGGGTCCCCGTGGGTCCGGAGCAGGACGACGAGCCGTGGGCCCCCGCCCGCTCGCCGCTGCCCGATCCCGGCGCCGTTTCCGAGACGTCGGCCGAGGTCTCGGCGATCGCAGCCGGTCCGGAGTCGCCGCGTTCCGCGCGCGCGGCCGTCTCCGCCCAGCACGCGCGCCCGGCGCTGCCCGACGATCCGATCGACGAGACGATCATCACGCGACGACGGCGCACGGCGTGGGAGCTGCTCCCTCCGGGCGGTGCTCCTATCCCGCTGACCTCCGAGACCGTGATCCTCGGGCGCAAGCCCGTGCCCGACCGCTCGCGTCCGAAGGCGCAGCTCGTGTCGATTCCCGACGGCACGGTCTCCAAGACCCACGCCCTCCTGGTCCTCCGCGAC is a window from the Microbacterium lacus genome containing:
- a CDS encoding transglutaminase domain-containing protein, producing MSTERPERGRVLVPRIVAGTLFVAVGVVIAAVAAWPIYRDPAFVLLVGASSLTAAGIAALAAARGWGGWSVAALLLGAFVVLGIPLAVPTRLGSVPDAARGLADLGLGVLFAWKDLLTVDLPVGTYRNLLVPALIVFLVGTCVALLLSWSAGRSAYAAVAVVGAMISFGLFFGRPTVSAPLVLGPLRLPAPVETALGVAGLVAALGWLAWRSRDERVRALRRAADSSGVRLSRRPSLADRRRFALGAGMLVVAVTASALVVPFAAQGASREVLRAGAGPELAIAAAVSPLAEYRGLFRDDRAEDVLFTVTSDGVLPERVRLATLDSYDGELYRTAGAGASSPFVRVPATRDAGEGTPSRTRIEIGELDGIWMPSIGRLVSAEFEGPRAAQLADRFYYRADAGAAVQTVPGGWVAGDAYALTGVTPPAADLALAEAPGGPVAEVAAPESLRTWVQEHASGSGGAALEGLVRLLRERGYLSHALEIDEGRPPAWMQALPDYRFQPSTAGHSLARVDAMFARLLEREADPRARANDNYVAAVGDDEQFATATALIANELGFPARVVVGARLQSADPQLSTCEAGVCRAEDVAVWTEVLTARGEWVPIDATPQYAQSPSLEVTEQRNPENVTEVRPDPVEDVLPPDPVQEDTGSDEAADEPAGLDLAWLWPVLRVGGIVLLALLLVLGPFAVILAAKASRRRGRRTQGSPAMRIAGGWDEYVDAVVDTGHDAPGDLTRTELASGVSGAAGLALATDADRAVFSDETLTDDDAAAYWRLVDARRRELRRGRGFWRGTWATVSLRSFVRHLAPSGSRSRRSERGKRRSVRPLRVTS
- a CDS encoding DUF5684 domain-containing protein, whose protein sequence is MSTADDSTGIAFGLITALLSLALYIWTALALSAVFRKSGEEAWKAWVPFLNLAVLLRLGGMSPWFLLLLIVPVVGQLAVWVVIVIACFRVNVAFGHGTGLTVVAALLFPVWASILGFGPARWLGSDRPPAHGPRRSGVADAAADGPAYRHDGAPAYTPLLDAAPRSSGFEDLGLGDDGDRSVPSAPAVAAPPSSWAAWAPEVTGEVTGAEADAPAPISAVPVRPASAEPPLTPPMTLPSAGDAPATTRPPVARVPVGPEQDDEPWAPARSPLPDPGAVSETSAEVSAIAAGPESPRSARAAVSAQHARPALPDDPIDETIITRRRRTAWELLPPGGAPIPLTSETVILGRKPVPDRSRPKAQLVSIPDGTVSKTHALLVLRDDHWYVTDLGSTNGVLFATVMGTEVEAPAGEEMEAGERFYLGDAEIRLRRTDG